From the Quercus lobata isolate SW786 chromosome 6, ValleyOak3.0 Primary Assembly, whole genome shotgun sequence genome, one window contains:
- the LOC115950244 gene encoding non-functional pseudokinase ZED1-like produces the protein MAEQVKDCKGNCSCNSYLHTAFSRPIIHRNIQLENIFLDQNNVAKLTEFSLSISIPKGETHAVVDYLGGTAKFICPKYFSTFHVMEIVDVYSFRSFLLELLTGRRLGHLAQTAKDEGRMVSIKKYLKNFEETVFTDIAISAKMSPRNNVLRLIGCSNGSLADRLEVSNSSLNGEQQQRESMAWQSKLKIAREIAHAIVSPHCVLKTIIHRDIKQGNIFLDEHDVAKLTDFSESISIPDDEIHVVDKHVIGTLGFVCPYYGTTCRITEKIDVFSFGSFLLELTTGQRIYHLVETADDEGVELEDYIENVTINEIVNLAIQARERGAVVEQQAQAVKLALLCREKDPEIRPNMVYVTKEPRMIERLVL, from the exons ATGGCAGAGCAAGTTAAAGATTGTAAGGGAAATTGCTCATGCAATTCCTATCTCCACACTGCGTTCTCAAGACCCATCATCCACAGGAACATACAACTGGAAAACATCTTTTTAGACCAGAACAATGTTGCCAAACTAACCGAATTTTCACTGTCCATATCCATCCCCAAAGGTGAAACTCATGCAGTAGTTGACTACCTGGGTGGGACTGCTAAGTTCATATGCCCCAAATATTTTAGCACATTCCATGTAATGGAGATAGTTGACGTCTACAGCTTCAGATCATTTCTATTAGAGCTTTTAACTGGAAGGAGGTTAGGTCATCTAGCACAAACAGCCAAAGATGAAG GCCGAATGGTTTCCATTAAGAAGTACTTAAAAAATTTCGAGGAAACTGTCTTCACTGATATAGCTATTTCTGCAAAGATGAGCCCTCGCAATAATGTTCTAAGGCTCATAGGGTGCT CAAATGGATCGCTTGCTGATCGATTGGAGGTATCCAATTCTAGTCTTAATGGAGAACAACAACAACGTGAGTCCATGGCATGGCAGAGCAAGTTAAAGATTGCTAGAGAAATTGCTCATGCAATTGTATCTCCACACTGCGTTCTCAAGACCATCATTCACAGGGACATTAAACAGGGAAATATCTTTTTAGACGAACATGATGTTGCCAAACTAACTGATTTTTCAGAGTCGATATCAATCCCCGACGATGAAATTCACGTAGTAGATAAGCACGTGATTGGGACTCTTGGGTTTGTATGCCCCTATTATGGTACCACGTGCCGTATAACAGAGAAAATTGATGTCTTCAGCTTCGGATCATTTCTATTAGAGCTTACAACTGGACAGAGGATATATCATCTAGTAGAAACAGCCGATGATGAAGGTGTGGAATTAGAAGATTACATAGAAAACGTAACTATAAATGAGATTGTGAATCTAGCAATCCAGGCAAGGGAAAGAGGAGCTGTTGTGGAGCAACAAGCACAAGCTGTGAAGCTTGCCCTCCTATGCAGAGAAAAGGATCCGGAGATAAGGCCAAATATGGTCTACGTTACAAAAGAACCCAGAATGATTGAGAGGTTGGTCCTATGA
- the LOC115949659 gene encoding non-functional pseudokinase ZED1-like yields the protein MSFIFMARKKRNIERERAFLENGSMVLEKLIVSCNGRPTPIRSFSCEEIERATNNYDPCRIFHRDLLYEWYNGSFEGRMVSIKKYIKKFEEAVFTDIAISAKMSPHNNVLRLIGCCLETQIPTLVYESAANGSLAYRWGVSNSSLNGEQQQREPMAWQSKLKIAREIAHAIAYLHTAFSRPIIHRDIKQGNIFLDEHDVAKLTDFSESISIPEGETHIVDRHVIGSRGFVCPHYATTLRITEKIDVFSFGSFLLELTTGQRIYHLAKTADDEGVELEDYIENVTINEIVNLAIQAGQRGAVVEQQAQAAVKLALLCREKDPEIRPNMVDVTKELRKIERGRRICCVATTTSCITACPHMQRKVSGD from the exons atgagttTCATATTCATGgccagaaaaaaaagaaacatagaaagagagagagcgtTTCTTGAAAATGGAAGCATGGTACTGGAGAAGCTAATTGTCTCTTGTAATGGCAGACCTACTCCTATCCGTAGTTTCTCTTGTGAAGAAATTGAGAGGGCAACAAATAACTATGATCCTTGCCGAATCTTTCATAGAGATTTGTTGTATGAATGGTACAATGGTTCTTTTGAAGGCCGAATGGTTTCCATTAagaagtacataaaaaaattcgAGGAAGCTGTCTTCACCGATATAGCTATTTCTGCAAAGATGAGCCCTCACAATAATGTTCTAAGGCTCATAGGGTGCTGTCTCGAGACTCAAATTCCCACTTTAGTGTATGAATCTGCAGCAAATGGATCGCTTGCTTATCGATGGGGGGTATCCAATTCTAGTCTTAATGGAGAACAACAACAGCGTGAGCCCATGGCATGGCAGAGCAAGTTAAAGATTGCTAGAGAAATTGCTCATGCAATTGCTTATCTCCACACTGCGTTCTCAAGACCCATCATTCACAGGGACATTAAACAGGGAAATATCTTTTTAGACGAACATGATGTTGCCAAACTAACTGATTTTTCAGAGTCGATATCAATCCCCGAAGGTGAAACTCACATAGTAGATAGGCATGTGATTGGGTCTCGTGGGTTTGTATGCCCCCATTATGCTACCACGCTCCGTATAACGGAGAAAATTGATGTCTTCAGCTTCGGATCATTTCTATTAGAGCTTACAACTGGACAGAGGATATATCATCTAGCAAAAACAGCCGATGATGAAGGTGTGGAATTAGAAGATTACATAGAAAACGTAACTATAAATGAGATTGTGAATTTAGCAATCCAGGCAGGGCAAAGAGGAGCTGTTGTGGAGCAACAAGCACAAGCTGCTGTGAAGCTTGCCCTCCTATGCAGAGAAAAGGATCCGGAGATAAGGCCAAATATGGTTGACGTTACAAAAGAACTTAGAAAGATTGAGAG GGGAAGGAGGATCTGTTGTGTGGCAACAACTACAAGCTGTATTACAGCTTGCCCACATATGCAGAGAAAAGTATCCGGAGATTAG